The Fibrobacter sp. genomic interval TGATTGTCAGAGAACAAGTTAAGTGCATCCATTTCCTCTAACATCAAACTTCTAACACCAATAACAAAAAACTTACCTCAAACGGATCCTCGCCTTGGTTCGACTTCGCTCACCACAGGGCGCGAGGATGACACCATTTGTCCCCATCACACCCCATACCTCAAAGGGCCGCAGGCCCGACCTCACACCTCATACCCCTAGCCCCTTTTTACTACATTATGGCCACTATGCAGATTACAAAAGCTTCTCAACTTACTGGTGTTTTCCCCGCGTTGTTCACCCCGCTGATGGACGACGATCCCAAGTGTCTCCGCAACTCCGTCGACTACAAGAAGATGGAAAAGATGATTGACGACCTTATCGCTTCTGGCGTTTCCGGCATTCTCCCTGTGGGTACCACGGGTCAGAGTGCTACAGTCACCCACAGGCAGCACCTCGACATCATCAAGTTCACGCTGGACTACGTGGATGGCCGCGTGCCGGTGATTGCAGGTGCCGGCAGCAACTGCACCCGCGAATCCGTCGAGATGATCGAAGAAGTCCTGAAGATTGCGGAAGTCCCGGTCCTCTGCGTCACGGGTTACTACAACAACCCCTCGCAGGAAGGCATCGAGAAGCACTTCAAGACGCTCAGCTCCGAAACGGGCGCAAAGATTATCATTTACAACGTGCCGGGCCGCACCGCCAGCTACGTCCACCCCGACACCCTCATCGCCCTTTCCGAAGACAAGAACATCATCGGACTCAAGCAGGCGGTCGATTTCCGCATTGGCGAAAAGTTCCACGAAGACACGAAGCGCGTGATCAACGAGACGAAGAACAACGACTTTGCTGTTCTGAGCGGCGAAGACGGATTCTTCATCGACATGCTGGAGATGGGCGGCACGGGCCTCGTGAGCGCAACGGCGAACATCCCCGAAGCGGCAAAGATTTTCGTAGACCTGTACAAGGCCTTCCAGAAGGGCGAGTTCCAGAAGTGCGACGACCTGCAGGACGCCGCCCGCGACTACGTGGAAGCGACCTTCTGCCGCAAGAACCCGATTCCTCTGGGAACGATGTTCAACAGCCCGCTCTTCCAGCCGATGACGAGCGTGAAGGATACCGCCCGCGGTGACGAAGCCGTGGCCCGCATCATGAAGCTCATCAACGAAAAGGCCGAAAGCCTGAAGAAGTACCATATCTAGACGAAAGACGAGAGATTGCCAAATAAATCTTTTCAAAAAATCTCTCGTCTGTAGCGAAGCAACACAATTGCGAAGCGTTCTCTCGTCTCTCGTCTATTTTTAACTAGGAGAATCCCATGGCAAAGAATAAATCCATTAGCGAAATCATCTGCGACTACATCAAGAAGCAGAAACTCTCCCCCATTCCCGTCCAGACCCTGAACGAGGAGGCCGCCTCCACACGCTACTTCGGTGGCGACCTCAAGGAATTCATCGCCGCGGCCAAGACGCTTGGCGCCAAGGGAATCTTCGTGGAAGAACTCTACCTCGAAGATGACGAGTTCTACTACGACAGCGGCATGGACGACGAAGAATACATGGCGCTCTACGGCAACGACGACTGCTGCAGCGACGGTCAGTGCAAGTGCGGCAAGTGCGAAGGCAAGAAAGGCAAGAAGGCAAAGGACGACGACGATTCCGATGTGGACGGCGTCTGGTTCGAGCCCGAAGACCTGGACGGTCTGGACCTGACCCTCCTGAAGCCCCAGATGGCCAAGTATATCGACCGTATCGGCGAATGCTGTGGCGCCCGCCTCACGGTTCCCGGCGTAGACCGCCTGGAAGTGGAAATCTTTGCCGACTGGTACGACAAGTTTGCCGAGCTGGTGGACGAAGCCTCCGAAATCATCGAGGAAGACCCCAACGGCGCTCTGGAAGCCATCGAAGCCATGTTCAAGGCCGAAGAAGAGGCTGACAAGAGCGTGAAGAAGATTGCGGCTCACCCCCCGAAAGGTGGAAAAAAGACAGCAAAGTCTAAAAGCAAGAAAAAGTAATCTGGCCTGACTTTGCTCCCACCTAAAGGTGGCCATGTCCACATAAGCGCTAAAGCGCTAAGTGGCCAAAGGTCGCAACCACGCCTGGTTAAGACCAGGCGTTTATTGCTCACGGAAAACCGCAAAAGTCTAAAAGCAAGAAGAAATAATTGCACCTGTCATGCCCGCGAAGGCGGGCATCTCCAATTCACAAATAAAAAAGCCACGATTTCTCCGTGACTTTTTTTGTATGATAAAAGAGATGCCGCATCAAGTGCGGCATGACAATTAGCGAGTAACGCGGACCCTCATCATCTGGCTACCCTGCTTGACCAGGTAGATGCCAGACTTGTGGAACCTTGCGAATAGTGCATCCTGGAGAGAAACGCCAGCAGCGACACTCAAGCGGCCCAAATTACGGCCCTGCATGTCGAACACCTGCAGTTCCTTGTCGCTATTCAAGGAGAAATGGACATTGCGGATGGATGCAGGCGGTTCGTACTTGGAGCCCTTGTCCACATCCTTTTCGGTAAAGGTGATGTTGTCCACATTCACGTAGCCACCGGTAAATTCTACGCGGAGGGTGTGGGTCCCTGCAGAAAGGGACGTGGTCACCCCGGTGAAGGACTTGTAGTCATCCCAACCGTCTGTCAGGATATCCGAAACCGTGCCCACATTTGTCCCATCTACGACGAGGTCGATAGAAGTTGTGCGGTTCTGGTCATCGCCCCTGGCGGCGGAGAGTTCAAAGGTATAGGTTCCGGTATAGGTAACGTTCACCGTATATTCGGCCCAGTTACCGGGTTCAATGTCTCCCAGGTAAGTTCCGCCATTGGTGAAGCCGCCGTCCTTGTTCTGGTAGTCTTCGAATTCAATCTTTCCGGGCAAAGTTCCTACAGCGGTCTGTGCAGCAGCGCTAGAAGTGGGGGTAGAAGCGGAGCTTGTGGGATTCGTGGAGGCGCTAGAAGAAGGCGTAGGGGCAGTTCCTATATACACTCGCGACACGGGGAAGTCAAAGTTGCAAGAGGCAGTTCCGCTACCATTACCAACTTCACCAAGAACTTTGGCTTCATACATCTTGCCGAGGTTCATACCGAGTTTCGCCCACTCTTCAAAGTGCTTTGTAATGTCAATGGTTCCGCAAGCACGAGCGGATTCACGAACACCATAGAACTGCTCAAAAGTGGCCTTTCCGTGAAGAGCCCACTGATCAACCTGAGTATGAGTCCACGCTTCATACTTTGCGCCATCGACAGTGTATTCGCCCTTTTTGGTCCAACCCCAACCCGTTCCACCTGGTTTATACTGACTGGCCCAGTTGTCCACGATGTAGTACTCAATCATGGGGTTTTCTGACCAACCATAAATACCGATGAAGGAGTATCCGATATTCTGTTGGCCACTCATGGACACTTTGAAATCGGCATACATGTGTCCAAGTTCCGTGTAAGACTTGTCCGAGTTAAAGGACAATCCCGAACGGCACAAATAATCATCGCTATTCTTAGCGATACACTCCATGGAACCGTCAGAATAGAAAGTGGCAGAACTAGCACCATTGCCGCCACGATACCACAACTCGTAATTATAGTCGCCAATCTTGCTGATGGTCTGGTACTCTTCGCCGTTTCGGGTTCCGCTTGTCCTTGCGGATTGTCCAGAATGAGTAGTCGTACTACAGAAATCCTGGGCCAGCGTTTGTGAGGTGAAAAGACCAAGGGATAGCAGAGCAGCTGTCCCGACCGAAAAATATCCCTTTTTCATATTGAACTCCTCTTCAGAATCCAATCCCAATGTAAACATATACAAAAAATCCCCAGATGTCACCGGGGATGTGTGTAAATTTATGTAAAGATGGCGATTTTCGCTTTTTTTTCAAGGAGATGCCCGCCTGCGCGGGCATGACAACATCAGGGCGTTTTTCGCGTTCTTTCCAAGGGGATGCCCGCCTGCGCGGGCATGACAAAATGTGGTTTTTGACGTTTTTGGGGTTATCGAGTCACTCGAACCTGCATAAAGCGGCCACCCTGCTTGACCAGGTAGATGCCCGGCTTCTGGAACATGGCAAGGAGAACCTGTTCCAGGGAGGTTCCCTGCGCCACGGTAACGCGACCCAAGAAGCGTCCCTGCATGTCAAACACCTGCAAATTCCTGTCGCCACCTACCGAGAACCGCGTTTTTGCCATGGCCATGGTGGCAGAGGAATACCACTGCCCGACAGACGACGAGGATTCTCCGATGGCAGACGAGAATATTTCCATAGCGGCGGAGGACACTTCCGAGGAGGAGGAACTTTCCGCAGTAGCGGAAGAAATTTCCAGGGCAGATGAAGAAGATTCTACCGATGCGGAGGATTCCGCCTGTGCAGACGAAGACGACTGCACCACAGCAGACGACGAAGACAACTTTGCAGAAGACGAAGACTGCTTCACGGAAGACGAGGACTGATTTGCAGAAGAAGAAGATGCCGTGGTTTTCTTGGTGAACTTGAGATTGTCCACATTCACGTAGCCCCCGGTAAAGGTCACGTGGAGGGTATGGGAACCGGCAGTAAGGTTTGTCGTTTCAGCCGTAAAACTGTCGTAATCGTTCCAACCGGTGGTCAATATGCCCGTAATGGAGGCCACCGCTTTTCCATCCACGGAAATGTCTACGGTTGTCGTACGATTCTGGTCGTCTTGTCGAGCGGCAAGGAGATCAACCGTGTAAACCCCTGCGGAAGTGACCGATATGGGGTATTCCAACCAGGCGTCCGGCTTGATTTCACCCACGATGTTTCCATAGACAGTCACTTCGTCACCACCACTGGTGGCAAAGTTTTCAAGTTCGATTATTCCAGGGATGTTGGTAACGGCAACAGGATTAACCGCAGAAGAACTACTGGCAGGATTGTTTACGCTGGAACTGGATGTGGGTGTGGAACCATTGCCAATATACACCCTGGCAACAGGGAAATCAGCAGTCCCGGAAACACCACAACCATTTCCCGTACAACCGGCCTCACCAAGAACCTTGGCCTCATAGAGTTTACCGTCGGCCATTCCAAGTTCTTTCCATTTTTTTATGTGAGCAGAAACATTGATAGTACCGCAATCGCGAGCCGATTTACGAACGCTAAAATACTGATGGAATTCTCGATCATTATTGCCTCCAATCGCAGGTCCAAAACGAGTATTGCGGTAAACGGTATACACGGCGCCATCAATTGTGTAGTCTCCCTTCTTGGTATCACCGACCCAGTCGCCCGGCATATACTGGGCCAGCGTATTGTCCACCACATAATATTCTACAAGACCATTGGGGGCACCGCTAACACCTTCCATCCAGCCGTAGACCCCAACGTATGAATAGCCTACGCCCGAAATATTTTGCTTAACCAACTTGAATTCCGCCATGATGTCGCCGCCAAGCTGGTCATAGGTCTTGTCGCTATTGAACTGCAAGCCCATGCGGCAAAGGTAATCGCCAGCCCCCTGGAAAGAGCAGCTCATGGAACCTTCGTTGTAAAAAGTGGCACTTCCCGACTGTGCATGGTCATACCATAACTGAAAGTCATAGTTGCCAACAGATCCCGTGACGTAGGAACCCGATACCGTCCTGCCTGTTCCGTTATGGCCTGTCGTACTGCAGAAATTCTGGGCCAGAACTTGTGTGGAAAGGAAACCAAGGGACAAGATCGTCAAAAGCTTGGCGGACTTTGGTAAAACACGCATATTGAACTCCTCTTCAGAATCCAATCCCAATGTAAACATATACAAAAAATCCCCGGATGTCACCGGGGATGTGTGTAAATTTATATAAAGATGGCGATTTTCGCGTTTTTTCAAGGAGATGCCCGCCTGCGCGGGCATGACAACTTGATCAAGCTCTATCGGAGCAACAATCCGGACTATTCCTCCGAAGAGTCGTCCTCCACCTGAACGCCTTCCACGTGGTCGAAGGTCTCCTTGGCCTCGGCGCTGTCCTGCTCGATGTCTTCCACGCTGGGGAGCGCAGTAGCGTCTTGCACCACATCGCCTTCGCGGAGGCTAATGGCCTTCACGCCCTGGGCATTACGGCCCGTGAGGCGGATGTCGGCGGCCTTGATGCGGATCACCTGGCCTTCGCGGCTGGTAATGATCAAGTCGTAGTCGTCGGCGACGCTTTCCACGAACACGGCAGGACCGATCTTGTCGGTGACCTTCAGGTTGATAACGCCCTTGCCGCCACGACGGGTAATGCGGTAGGTACCGGGTTCGCTCCGCTTGCCGAAACCGTTTTCGGTAATGGTCAGCACCTTGTTACCCGCCTTGAGCCACAGGAGCGAAATCACCTCGTCGCCTTCGGCAAGCTTGATACCGCGCACGCCGTGGGTTCCACGGCCCATGGGGCGGAAGCAGGTAATGGGGAACGTCAGTGCCTGGCCGTTTCGGGTGGCAAGCATCAGCAGGTCCTTCGGGATCGGGCGGCCTTCAACATCTTCGGAACCGTCCTCCCCTTCGGCCACTTCAGCTTCGGCAGTCTCGGCGGCCTGCTCCACGGCATCGTCAGCTTCGCTGGCATTCAGCGAAGCCTTGTATTCCTCTTCGGTCATGCCCACCAGCTGCACCTTCACCAGTTCGTCGTCTTCGTCCAGGCGAATAGCGTTCACGCCGGCCTTGCGGGGGCGGCTGAACAGGGTCAGGTCCATCTTGTTGATGATACCCTTCTTGGTGGCAAACACCAGGCAGAAGAACCCGCCGAACTTGCGCACCGGCACAATGGCCTGTACCTTTTCGCCTTCGGTAAGTCCCACGAAGTTGATGATGGGGCGGCCCTTGCCGTTGCGGGTGCCTTCGGGCAGGCGGTAAACCTTGGTCCAGTAGGCACGGCCCTTGTTGGTGAACACCAGCAGGTAGCTGTGGGTGCTGGCCGTGAAAATCTGGTCCACGTTGTCCTCGTCCTTGAGGGTTGCACCGATAATTCCCTTGCCGCCGCGGTTCTGGGCCTTGAAGGTATCAATGGGCAGGCGCTTGATGTAGCCTTCCTTGCTCAGGGTAATCACCTGTTCCTCTTCGGCAATCAGGTCTTCGTAGTCCAGGTCATCTACAGAATCTTCGATGCTGGTGCGGCGTTCGTCGCCGAACTTGGACACCACAGCATCCAGCTTTTCCAGCACGATGGCGATACGGCGTTCCCGTTTGGCGAGAATGTCCTTCAGGTCGGCCACGGTGGCGATAAGCTCGTTGTATTCCGCTTCCAACTTTTCCAAGTTCAGGCCGGTGAGCTGGGCAAGACGCATATCCACAATGGCCTGGGACTGGATGTCGTCCAGGTTGAAGCGGGCCTGCAGGTTCTGCTTCGCCAACTCCGTAGTCTTGCTGTTCTTGATAATCTGCACCACCTCGTCGATATTCTGGGTGGCAATACGCAGACCCTCGATAATGTGGAGGCGTGCTTCCGCCTTCTTCAAGTCGAACTGGGTGGCGCGGGTAATCACGTCCATGCGGTGGTCCACATAGACCTGAATCAGTTCCTTGAGGGTCAAGAGCTTGGGCAGGTTGTTCACCAAGGCCAGGTTGTAGATGCTGAAGGTGGTCTGCAACTGGGTGTTCTTGTACAGGTTGTTCAACACCACTTCGGCAACGGCGTCACGACGCAGTTCAATCACAATCCGCATACCTTCGCGGTTGGATTCGTCGCGGATGTCGGTAATGCCGTCCACACGCTTCTCGCGGACCAGTTCCGCAATCTTCTTGCAGAGCTCCGCCTTGTTCACCATGTAGGGAATCTCGGTCACCAGAATGCGGGGCTTGCCCTTGCTGTCGGTTTCCACCTCGGTACGGGCGCGCACACGCACACGGCCGTGCCCTGTCAGGTAGGCGTCACGGATACCCGCACGTCCACAAATCACCGCCCCCGTAGGGAAGTCCGGGCCCGTCACCAGCTGCAGCAGGTCCTCGTCGGGAATCTCGGGGTTCATGGCCACCGCATGGATGGCGTTCGCGATTTCACGCAGGTTGTGGGGAGCCATGGAGGTGGCCATACCCACGGCAATACCCGTGGTACCGTTCACCAGCATGTTGGGGAGCGCCGAAGGCAGCACCAGCGGCTCTTCCAGGGACTCGTCGTAGTTGGGTCCCATGTCCACGGTGTCCTTTTCCAAGTCCTCCAGCATCAGGGCACCCAGGTTATTCATCTTGGCTTCGGTGTAACGCATGGCGGCAGCGCCGTCACCGTCGATAGAGCCGAAGTTCCCCTGACCGAACACCAGCGGGTAGCGCAGGGAGAAATCCTGGGCCATACGCACCAAAGTCTCGTACACGGCGAAGTCGCCATGGGGGTGGTACTTACCGATCACGTCACCCACGATACGGGCACTCTTGACTGTCGCCTTGTTGGGAACCACGCCCAACTTGTGCATGCTGAACATGACGCGACGGTGCACCGGCTTGAAACCGTCACGGGCGTCGGGCAAGGCGCGGGCCACAATCACGCTCATGGAGTAGCGCAAGTAGCAATCCTGCATGTCCTGTTCAATCAGGCTCTTGAACTGCGTTCCTGGTACCAATTCTTCTGACATTCGATCTTTCCTTTTAGTGGTTGGCGGTTTCCACCAACATCTCGTTTATTACTTTCAAACTCTTTTCGTCGGTCTGGTCTATGCGGTGGGGCGTGACGGTGGCATAGCCCTGTTCCAGCAGATAGTCGTCACTATCCTCGGGCTGCTCGTTCCACATCTTTTCACCGTCCAGCTGCCACAGGCCATTCTCGTGACCGTAGTGGTCCGTAAACATTCCAACGGCCATCTTCGCTGCCCTGAACCCCTTGAAGGTTTCGACGGTAGCCTTTGGAAAATTCACGTTCCAGAAAACGCCCTTGGGAATTGCCCCGTAAAGACGCTCCTTCACCACCTTCGCGGCAAAATCCGCCGCCGTCTGCAACAAATCCGCACCGGTCCCCCGGAGCGAAAGGGCAATACCCGGCACCCCCCAGAGGGCAGATTCGCGGGCTCCAGCCACGGTCCCCGAATAAAGGGATGACACCCCGGAATTTTCGCCCACGTTCACTCCCGAAAAACACACGTCAAAGGCCCCGGCCAAAGGCCCTGGACCTGCCCCCTCGGTAGATAGCCCGTAAAGGGCGAAATGCCCCAGGGCAAACTTCACGCAGTCGGCCGGCGTCCCGTCCATGGAATAGGCCCTGGCAGAACCAGCCGCCTCCCCCAGGTCCACCGCCTTCAGCGAAAGCCCGCGACGCACCGTAAAGGCGTGAGAAACCCCGCTCTGCTCATGCTCCGGAGCAAAGACGAACACCTCCCCGTAGGGGGAAAGGGCGCGGGCCAAAGCGCAAATATTCTCGCTCTGAACACCGTCGTCGTTGGTGATCAGAATGCGGGGTTTCGGGGTATCTTGCATGCGCCCTAAAAGATAGCAAATTTTACCACAAAAGGGGGAAAAATCCCCCTGGTTCACACGCGCTTCCGCTTGTTGTTCACCACCCCCTTAAGCGGGGGCACGCCCCCGCAACGCCCCCACCGAAAAACTATCTTTTGGACATGTACACGGAACCGAAATTTTTGGCCATGAAGGACAAGTCCAAAGCCAAGCGGATGGCCGAACTCCTGCGGGTCATCATCTTGCAGCTGGGCGACGACGTGCCCCGCGCCAGGCGGGAATTCGAGACCTACGCCGGCTGGATGAAACTGCCCGAAGGAGAACGCCTAGTAGGCAAGAACCAGGCCCAGATGATTGACCTGTACAAGACCTTCCGCACGCGGGCGGGCCTCGGGTTCGAACGGGATGTTTACCTGGAGCAGGAACCGGGGGACCGCGAAACTCCGAACGAGAAGCCCATCCCCTTCGCCGTGCTGGTACACAACCTGCGGAGCGCCTTCAACGTAGGCTCCATCATCAGGAGCACGGACTGCTTCGGCCTCGAAGGAGTCCACCTGAGCGGCTACAGTTGCGGCCCCGACCACGTGACGGTAAAAAGTGCCGCCCGGGGCTGTCAGGAATGGATTCCCATCAAGCGCTGGGAAAGCCCCATGGACTGTATCAAGTGGCACAGGGAAAACGGCTACGAAATCATCGCGCTTGAAACCGGCGAAGACATTCCAAGCATTACCGAAGTGAAATGGCCCGAAAAGGGGCTCATCATCCTCGGCAACGAGGAACTGGGAATCGCCCCCGAACTCATGGAACAGGCCACCCTGAAGGTCACAATCCCCATGGCAGGGCGCAAGGCCAGCATGAACGTTGCGGGAGCATTCGCCATCATGGCGTTCTGCCTACGGAACAAACAATAAACTATATTGACAGAGTATTCAAGCAGGAGGACCCTATGGAAAACAACGGGAAAGCCCCTATCGTGCGCCCCCCCATCAGTGAAACGGCACTGACCAAGAAACTGCTGGATTTCTATTCCTTTATCCTGTGCGTCCTATGCGCCACCTGGCTCATCAAGACTTTTATCGAGCGCAAGTATCCGAAGCAAGACGACAAAAAGCAGGACTAGGGTGTTACGCTAGTCCTTGAGGCAACGGACAGAGAGGCCACAGTCCCCATCCCAGTCTATTATAAGCAAAGGGTCACCCGTCAAAAAAATACCATACGCTACATCGCTACCATGCTCTGTAGAACTCCAAAAAGACGCATTGTAGCCGCCGTTCAAGAATTCCGCATCGCTACCATCCGCTTCGATGCGCCAGTAACCACCGGGGAGTGCCGAGAAAGAATAGTCATCCGTACCATTCAGGCTACTATAGTTAAAGTCTTTCCACCCACTAGTGGTCGCCAACTTGGTGCCTGCAACATCCTCGCCACCAACAAACTCAATTAAGGTTTCGAATTCCCCCTTGCTGGGCAGGTGCCAGCCTGCAGGACAAGCCTCCGTCGCCGTTTTCCAAATGTACAGCTGACCATACTTGGCGCAGTTGGCTTCCTCTTCTTCATAGCAGAAACTGTCCTCCAGTTTGTAGTTCAAATTCTCAGCCATCCACTCCTGGTCGCCAATCTTGACGGTTCTGTAGGTCTGTCCATCGCGTTCGTCAGTCAATGTTCCCATAACAACGGACACATCGGGTTTTACGCTGCTGGAAGAAGGAGCTTTCTCATTGCTCGATTCTGGAGAAGGCTTCGAGAAACCCGGCGGAAGTTCGCTACTCACTTCGGTTCCCGATTCGCTACTGCAGGCAACAAATGCCGCCATCGCGGCAATAGAAAGTACAAGACACAGTTTCCGCATATCCACCTCTCAAAGAAGTTTCCATCGTTTAATCTATATAAAAGCCTTCAGGAATGCAAATACGAGGGCAAAAAAAGGGGCTATAATGCTAAATAACCTTTCAAGGAAACTCGCAGGGACTAACAGTCACAAGAGTTTCCGCCTGCGGTAAATTTTCATACCTACAGAAGTAGGCCTTGCCATCAGTTGTACCTGTAAAACCATAGCCATCGCTTATTTTTTGACCGAGATGTGTACTTCCCAAGAGAGCAGTCGAATGAAATGAATCTGCGAGCGAGGGATGTACACATCGAGGGAAAGATTTATTAAATAGAGCTAGAATCACTTATCCAGCACATGATGACGCCACTTGCCGCCGACCCAACGACGCCAGAAAATAATGGGCGCGGTACTGTAGACCGCCACCACCGCAATCCAGGCGTAATGGGCCGGCAGTTGGAACACATAAGCGGAAAGGTAAAGCGCTCCCGCCACGCACCAGTTCATGATGGCGCTGGCGAACATGACCCACAAAGTATCCCCCGCCCCACGCAAGGCCCCCGCATAGATGACTAACAGCACCTCCACAAAAATATACAGGGAGGCAAACCGGAGCATAAAAATACTCATGGGGCGCGCCGCATCAAAAATGGCCATAGCTTCCGCCGAAGCCTCCGCTATGTCGGGCCTGAAAATGTCGGTCAGCACGCCCGGCAAGAACACGAACAGCACTCCGGTAATCAAGGAATAGCCCCACCCTAGGCGCAACCCCGAGTAAGTAGATCGCGTAGCGGCAGCGGCATTCTTCGCCCCCACGTAACGGCCCACAAGGCTTGTGGACGCGACCTCCAACCCCATCAGGGGAACGTAGGCCACCATGTCCCAGTTGAACATGACCGACGACGCCGTGGCGGGTTCGGGTCCAAGAGCGTGGAACATGAGAATCAACAGCTGGAACGCCGACATGTTCAAGAACATCTCCACTCCCGACGGAATCCCCCGCTGCAAGAGTTCTCGTGTCAAGGGCCAGCTAAAAGCAAAAGAGGAACGGGTACCAAAACGGCTGTTGTAGAACTTGCCGAAAAACTTTGCAAACAAAATAATGGTTGAAACCGCGTTCCCGATAAGGGTTCCATAGGCCGCCCCCGCCACCCCCAGCGCAGGAATCGGACCGAGACCATATATCAACACAAAGTTGCAGGCCACATTCACAATCATGCCCACAAAGGCAGCCTTCATCACGATTTTCGTCTCGCCGATACCGCTAAAGAAACAGGGCGCCACGTTCCGCACCAGGTTGATGATACCGCCGAACATCAAAATATCGAAGTAGGTCTTCTGGTATTCCAGCTGGTCTGCAGCCAGATTTTCCATGCCGAAAATAAAATGCCCAAGAGGGATGGTCAGGTACAAAATGGGTACGCACACCAGCGACACGTACAGGGCCTGCATAAAGACCTTGGCACATTCCCCATGGCGTTTTGCCCCCAGACGCTGGGCCACCATGGCAGTGGTGTAACTGATGGCCCCCGTAAAGAACATGGTGAGCGCCAGTTGCACCGCGCCAGCTCCCAGGGCCGCGTTCATTTCGGCAGGACCCAGCTTGGAGAGGAACAGGCGGTCGATAAAGGTCATGAAGGTGTCAAAAGACATGGACAGGAGCATGGGGAGTGCCACCACCAGCACATCCTTCACGTCGCCATTTTTCTTGAATTTTGACGGCCTATAGAACTTATTGAGTATCGCACCGACCATATTGGGCGACAAATATAGTTTTTTTTCTATCTTTGCGCTACTATGTTTTCACAGCTGACTGACTCTCTAGAATCTACTCTCAAGAACCTGCGCGGGCAGGGCAAGCTCACCGAAGAAAATGTCGCCGAATCGCTGCGCGAAGTGCGCCGTGCATTCCTCGAAGCCGACGTGAACTTCAACGTGACCCGCGACTTCGTTAAGGCCGTCAAGGAAAAGGCCATGGGCACCGAAGTGCTGAACTCGGTGACCCCCGGTCAGCAGATCGTGAAAATCATCCACGACGAACTCGTGGCCGTGATGGGGGGCGAAACCAAGGAAATCAATCTCTCCGGTCCCGCTCCGGTAGGCATCATGATGGTGGGTCTCCAGGGTTCCGGCAAGACCACCTTCGCCGGCAAGATCGCCCTCTGGATGAGCAGCAAAAAGAAGAGGAGGCCGCTCCTGGTGGCCGCCGACGTGTACCGCCCCGCCGCTATCAAGC includes:
- a CDS encoding TrmH family RNA methyltransferase gives rise to the protein MYTEPKFLAMKDKSKAKRMAELLRVIILQLGDDVPRARREFETYAGWMKLPEGERLVGKNQAQMIDLYKTFRTRAGLGFERDVYLEQEPGDRETPNEKPIPFAVLVHNLRSAFNVGSIIRSTDCFGLEGVHLSGYSCGPDHVTVKSAARGCQEWIPIKRWESPMDCIKWHRENGYEIIALETGEDIPSITEVKWPEKGLIILGNEELGIAPELMEQATLKVTIPMAGRKASMNVAGAFAIMAFCLRNKQ
- a CDS encoding MATE family efflux transporter yields the protein MVGAILNKFYRPSKFKKNGDVKDVLVVALPMLLSMSFDTFMTFIDRLFLSKLGPAEMNAALGAGAVQLALTMFFTGAISYTTAMVAQRLGAKRHGECAKVFMQALYVSLVCVPILYLTIPLGHFIFGMENLAADQLEYQKTYFDILMFGGIINLVRNVAPCFFSGIGETKIVMKAAFVGMIVNVACNFVLIYGLGPIPALGVAGAAYGTLIGNAVSTIILFAKFFGKFYNSRFGTRSSFAFSWPLTRELLQRGIPSGVEMFLNMSAFQLLILMFHALGPEPATASSVMFNWDMVAYVPLMGLEVASTSLVGRYVGAKNAAAATRSTYSGLRLGWGYSLITGVLFVFLPGVLTDIFRPDIAEASAEAMAIFDAARPMSIFMLRFASLYIFVEVLLVIYAGALRGAGDTLWVMFASAIMNWCVAGALYLSAYVFQLPAHYAWIAVVAVYSTAPIIFWRRWVGGKWRHHVLDK
- the surE gene encoding 5'/3'-nucleotidase SurE; protein product: MQDTPKPRILITNDDGVQSENICALARALSPYGEVFVFAPEHEQSGVSHAFTVRRGLSLKAVDLGEAAGSARAYSMDGTPADCVKFALGHFALYGLSTEGAGPGPLAGAFDVCFSGVNVGENSGVSSLYSGTVAGARESALWGVPGIALSLRGTGADLLQTAADFAAKVVKERLYGAIPKGVFWNVNFPKATVETFKGFRAAKMAVGMFTDHYGHENGLWQLDGEKMWNEQPEDSDDYLLEQGYATVTPHRIDQTDEKSLKVINEMLVETANH
- a CDS encoding fibrobacter succinogenes major paralogous domain-containing protein; protein product: MRKLCLVLSIAAMAAFVACSSESGTEVSSELPPGFSKPSPESSNEKAPSSSSVKPDVSVVMGTLTDERDGQTYRTVKIGDQEWMAENLNYKLEDSFCYEEEEANCAKYGQLYIWKTATEACPAGWHLPSKGEFETLIEFVGGEDVAGTKLATTSGWKDFNYSSLNGTDDYSFSALPGGYWRIEADGSDAEFLNGGYNASFWSSTEHGSDVAYGIFLTGDPLLIIDWDGDCGLSVRCLKD